The following proteins come from a genomic window of Mycobacterium sp. DL:
- a CDS encoding gamma-aminobutyraldehyde dehydrogenase: protein MTVASSWIDGAPVLTGGAEHVVVNPATGEAVAEMALARPEDVDAAVASARTALRDWAGATPAERSAVLAKLAKLADEATDVLIAEEVSQTGKPVRLAREFDVPGSVDNIDFFAGAARHLEGKATAEYSGDHTSSIRREAVGVVATITPWNYPLQMAVWKVLPALAAGCSVVIKPAEITPLTTLTLARLASEAGLPDGVFNVLTGAGADVGTALAGHADVDMVTFTGSTAVGRKVMAAAAVHGHRTQLELGGKAPFVVFDDADLDAAIQGAVAGSLINTGQDCTAATRALVARDLYDDFVAGVAEVMGKVVVGDPHDPDTDLGPLITTAHRDKVAGMVSRASGQGGRVVTGGVAPDLPGSFYRPTLIADVSESSEVYRDEIFGPVLTVRSFTDDDDAIRQANDTVYGLAASAWTRDVYRAQRASREIHAGCVWINDHIPIISEMPHGGFGASGFGKDMSQYSLEEYLSIKHVMSDITGTVDKAWHRTVFTQR, encoded by the coding sequence ATGACTGTGGCAAGCAGCTGGATCGATGGTGCGCCGGTGCTGACCGGCGGCGCGGAGCATGTGGTGGTCAATCCCGCGACGGGTGAGGCCGTCGCCGAGATGGCCCTGGCCCGACCGGAGGACGTCGACGCCGCCGTCGCGTCGGCGCGCACCGCCCTGCGCGACTGGGCCGGTGCCACCCCGGCGGAGCGGTCGGCGGTGCTGGCCAAGTTGGCGAAGTTGGCCGACGAGGCCACCGACGTGCTGATCGCCGAGGAGGTCAGCCAGACGGGGAAGCCGGTGCGGCTGGCACGCGAGTTCGACGTCCCCGGCAGCGTCGACAACATCGACTTCTTCGCCGGCGCCGCCCGTCATCTCGAGGGCAAGGCCACCGCGGAGTACTCCGGCGACCACACGTCGTCGATCCGCCGTGAGGCTGTCGGCGTGGTCGCCACGATCACCCCGTGGAACTACCCGCTGCAGATGGCGGTGTGGAAGGTGTTGCCCGCCCTGGCGGCGGGCTGCTCGGTGGTGATCAAGCCCGCCGAGATCACCCCGCTGACGACGCTGACGCTGGCACGCCTGGCCAGTGAAGCTGGTCTGCCGGACGGGGTGTTCAACGTGCTCACCGGTGCCGGCGCCGACGTCGGGACCGCGCTGGCCGGCCACGCCGACGTCGACATGGTGACGTTCACCGGGTCCACGGCCGTCGGGCGCAAGGTGATGGCGGCCGCCGCGGTGCACGGGCATCGCACACAGCTCGAGCTCGGCGGCAAAGCGCCGTTCGTGGTGTTCGACGACGCCGACCTGGACGCGGCGATCCAGGGTGCGGTCGCGGGTTCGCTGATCAACACCGGGCAGGACTGCACCGCGGCCACCCGGGCCCTTGTCGCCCGCGATCTGTACGACGACTTCGTCGCGGGTGTCGCCGAGGTGATGGGCAAGGTCGTCGTCGGCGATCCGCACGACCCCGACACCGACCTGGGCCCGCTGATCACCACTGCCCATCGGGACAAGGTGGCCGGCATGGTGTCGCGGGCGTCGGGTCAGGGTGGACGCGTGGTGACCGGCGGGGTCGCGCCGGACTTGCCCGGCTCGTTCTACCGGCCCACGCTGATCGCCGACGTCTCCGAGAGCTCCGAGGTATACCGCGACGAGATCTTCGGCCCGGTGCTGACCGTGCGGTCGTTCACCGACGACGACGACGCGATCCGGCAGGCCAACGACACGGTGTACGGGCTGGCGGCCTCAGCCTGGACGCGTGATGTGTACCGGGCGCAGCGGGCGTCGCGGGAGATCCACGCCGGCTGCGTGTGGATCAACGACCACATCCCGATCATCTCCGAGATGCCACACGGGGGCTTCGGCGCGTCGGGCTTCGGCAAGGACATGAGCCAGTACTCGCTCGAGGAGTACCTGTCGATCAAGCATGTGATGAGCGACATCACCGGCACGGTCGACAAGGCTTGGCACCGAACGGTTTTCACCCAGCGCTGA
- a CDS encoding Lrp/AsnC family transcriptional regulator: protein MANPGVPRVVGPVSFRVNQSRPGAAFQLDDLSKAIIEKLQQDGRRSYAGIGKAVGLSEAAVRQRVQRMVDAGVMQIVAVTDPMQLGFARQAMIGIKCTGDTTKIAEKLATIESVDYVVLTAGSFDAIVEVVCEDDDSLLELLNTKIRALPGVISTETLVYLKLVKQQYNWGTR, encoded by the coding sequence ATGGCCAACCCCGGGGTTCCGCGTGTCGTCGGCCCCGTCTCGTTCCGTGTGAACCAGTCTCGTCCAGGGGCCGCATTTCAGCTCGACGACCTGTCCAAAGCGATCATCGAGAAGTTGCAGCAGGACGGCCGACGCTCGTACGCGGGCATCGGCAAGGCCGTGGGTCTGTCCGAGGCCGCCGTGCGCCAGCGGGTCCAGCGGATGGTGGACGCCGGGGTGATGCAGATCGTCGCGGTCACCGATCCGATGCAGTTGGGTTTCGCCCGCCAGGCCATGATCGGGATCAAGTGCACCGGTGACACCACCAAGATCGCCGAGAAACTGGCCACGATCGAGTCCGTCGACTACGTGGTGCTCACCGCCGGTTCGTTCGACGCCATCGTCGAGGTGGTCTGCGAGGACGACGACAGCCTGCTCGAACTGCTCAACACCAAAATCCGCGCGCTGCCGGGAGTGATATCCACCGAAACCCTTGTCTATCTGAAACTTGTTAAACAGCAATACAATTGGGGTACACGATGA